The sequence GATCTGAGCATCCAAGGCCACTGAGTCGTTGAGCTGATACCAGAGGCACCACGGTGACCAAGCGGCTGGATGCCTGGAGCCTCATACCACCACAAGCTGCAGCAAACCGCGCTCCAATCCCACGAGTGCGGAGACACCGATCAGGGGCAACACGCCCCAGGGGAAGCGCAGCAGCAGGGTCAGCGACATGAAGATCAGGAAGAGTGCAAGGGCATCGAGCTGGCCAGTGTTTTCCCCATTTGGGCCTGCTCTGATGGCTGGTCAGCGCCACCAGGTCAGCGAGGTGCTGGACTTCTGGTTCGTTCAGAGCCGGCCGCGCCAGCCGTCGACAGCAGCATGTAGTGGCGCGGGGGGAGGCGAAGACCATTGGGGGAGAGAGGTTGACGGGAGGTGGTCAGGCGCCTTCTCACCGAGACGCCCCAAGGCGGCATCCCGCCAGCTCAGCCTGGGCCCTGCTGATCCGTTCAGCCCAGGGCCTGTTTGAACGCGAAGAGCCCAAAGGCGATGAACAGGCCACCGCTCAGCTGATAGAGCAACTCTTCGCTGATGCGACCTCCGATCCACTTGCCGGCCCCCACCGCCAGCCAAGTGACCAGGGCGTGGCCGACCAGGGTGCCCTCCAGCAGGCCCGCGAAGGTGAAGGCCGGTGCGGTGGCCAGAAAGATGGTGGTGAACTGGGTGCGATCGCCCAGCTCGGCGATGAACACCAGCACGAAGGCCTCCCAGATCACCGCCCAGGTGGTGCTGATGCGGCGCCGGCTCTCCGCCTCATCAATGCTCTGCTGGGCTTCCTGCTCCTCCTCGTCCGCCTCATTCGCCTCCATGCCCTGGGCGTCGACGAGCAGCTTGAGACCAAAACCGACGAACAGCGCCGCCGCCAGCCACGGCACCACCGTGGCGGGCAGCAGCTCCCGCAGGCCGTAGCCCAGACCCAGCGAGATCAGGGTGACGGCCGTGAGGGCTGCAAAGGCGCCG is a genomic window of Cyanobium sp. NS01 containing:
- a CDS encoding TMEM165/GDT1 family protein, which encodes MSTPLPSDPAVAAFGASFTAITLAELGDKTFLMALILAARHRGRDVFIGAFAALTAVTLISLGLGYGLRELLPATVVPWLAAALFVGFGLKLLVDAQGMEANEADEEEQEAQQSIDEAESRRRISTTWAVIWEAFVLVFIAELGDRTQFTTIFLATAPAFTFAGLLEGTLVGHALVTWLAVGAGKWIGGRISEELLYQLSGGLFIAFGLFAFKQALG